The Planifilum fimeticola nucleotide sequence CAAATATTCCCCGATGCCCCCGGTGCAAACGGGCAACCGCCGATTCCCCCCAAAGAAGCATCGTAGCGCACCACACCTGCACGCAATCCCTCCAGCACATTCGCCAGACCCATTCCGCGCGTGTTGTGAAAATGGAGCGTGAGCGGAAGATCGGGAACCGCATCTTTGACTCGCCGACAGACCCGGTAAACTTGGCGGGGGTTGGCCATCCCGGTCGTATCGGCGAGACTGATTCCCCCAACGCCTTGTTCCACGCACCTTGCGACGATGGAGAGGAGACGGCTTTCGGCGATTTCCCCTTCGTACGGACACCCGAAGGCGGTTCCCAAGGTGCAGTTCACGGTCACCGACGTCGCCCCCGTCAAATCCACGATCTTACCGAGTCGATCCAGGGACTCTTCGACGCTGCATCCCACATTTTTGCGATTATGGGTTTCGCTTATGGAGATCACCACATTGATTTCATCCAC carries:
- a CDS encoding hydroxymethylglutaryl-CoA lyase, whose translation is MERVYIHEVMPRDGLQNEPSFVSTEDKIRLIDRLSRTGVSKIEVTSFVSPKRVPNLRDAEEVMKGIQRVPGVCYTALVPNVKGAERALDCGVDEINVVISISETHNRKNVGCSVEESLDRLGKIVDLTGATSVTVNCTLGTAFGCPYEGEIAESRLLSIVARCVEQGVGGISLADTTGMANPRQVYRVCRRVKDAVPDLPLTLHFHNTRGMGLANVLEGLRAGVVRYDASLGGIGGCPFAPGASGNICTEDLVHMLQSMGYEVPVDLDALIRAARELQEILDRELPGQVIKAGKATDLHPA